The Primulina eburnea isolate SZY01 chromosome 12, ASM2296580v1, whole genome shotgun sequence genome includes the window CTCTTCCACGCACTGAGGAACAAACTGAAATCCTCAGTGTCGGGAACACGAACCCGAAACACGGCGCCAAAAAAGTGCCAGACAGACCGAGCAACCGGGCTGCGAATGAATATGTGTGTGAATGTCTCAGACATATCACAACACTGACATCTCGAGGCTAACGCAAAACCCCGGCGCTGGAGCACCTCATCAACTGGGAGCCATTGATGCCAGAATCTCCAGATGAAGAACGACATGGTAGGCCTCAACCAGCTCCCCCAACACGGGCGGAATATGTCAGAAGACGGAGCACGCTGACGGATCAGCTCCCAAGCAGATTTCACAGAGAAAGCACCATCGGAGCTATGGATCCATCGAGCCAGATCAGGGTCACCCGAAAGAACAGGAATCAAAACAATCTCCTCGGCAACCGAAGGAGCAACAACCGCACAGAGGCGATCAAAATCCCAGGACCCCtcagaaagaaaatgagagacccGAACATCACGGCCCCCGCGGACCACACACCGGGAGGACAAAGGAACGTCCCCAAACCAAGTGTCATCCCAAAAGGAAACATCTCCGAGACCAACTCGCCAGCGAATGCCAGGCTCCGCGCGAGGGCGGATCCTGAGGAGACGACGCCAAATGGGGGAAATAGAAGCACGGGCGGGGACACAGGCAGGAGCATCCAGCCGGCAATACTTCCGGAAAAGGAATCTCGCCCATAAAGAAGAGCCCTGCCGAAATCTAAACCATAATTTGATAGAGAAACATTCCACGAGATCTTTCAATCTGCGGAATCCGAGACCCCCCTCAAGCACTGGGAGGCAAGCTCGGGACCACCGGGACCAGTGCCACTTCCTTTCCAAGGGTCTCGACCCCCAGAGGAAGGCGTTGAAGGCCCGCTCAAGCTTCTCCATGACAGCCAGAGGTGGCTGAACCACCTGAAACAGATAAATCGGCATGGAGAGGAGCACGCTACGTATCAGGGTCATGCGGCTCCCCGGGGAAAGGGTCCGAATCTCCCAACCCTCTAACTTCCTACGAACAGACTGTAGGAGGGGCTCAAAAAGGGAGCATGTGCGATTACCCCGATAAAGGGGAACTCCGAGGTACATGAGGGGCAGATGACCCTCGGCGAACCCAGTGATGCGCAAAAGCCGGGAGCGGAGGCGCCCAGAGCACCTCGGAGGCAAAATCAAAGAACTCTTGGCAGCATTCACCCGCTGCCCCGAACAGTTCTCGTAGTGATGCAGAAAATCAACAAGGCGCTGCATACCACGAGTCCCACCACTGGCAAAAATAATGACATCATCAGCGTAAGCCAGATGGGAAATCAAAATATCACAATCAGAACGGTACCTGAGCGCAGGATGCTGCAGGTAGAGGCGGTCAAGGCCACGAGAAAGATACTCCGCCCCCAAAACGAAGAGAAGGGGAGACAATGGATCGCCCTGCCGGAGGCCTCTGGTGGAACCAAAAAACCCCGATAGCAAACCATTGATGTTCAAGGAGAAATGACAATGGGAAATACAGGCCGAAACCAAAGCCACGACACGCTCTGAAAAACCAAAATGTCTCAAAACGTCGAAGAGGAAATGCCACTGGACCCGATCATAGGCCTTGGCCATATCCAACTTCAATATGACATTACCACCACGAGTGGGGAGAGTAATGCTGCGAGTGAGCTCCTGGGCAAGGAGAATATTATCCGAGATCATCCGACTCGGAACGAAGCCACTCTGATTCGGGGAAACAAGTTTCTCCACCACATCCCTCAACCGAGAGTACAACAGCTTAGAGATGATTTTGTTCGTGACATTGCACAGGCTGATCGGACGGAAGTCCGACCAGGCGCGTGCACCCTCGACTTTGGGAATAAGAGTGATCGTGGTGGCGGTAAAGCCTTGAGGCATAGGAGAACCCTGGAAAAAATCAAGAACAGCACCAAAAACATCCTGATGGACAATCTCCCAGCAATGCTGAAAGAACGCCGAGGAAAAGCCATCAGGGCCAGCAACGCTATCAGGGTGAATGGAGAAGACGGTCGCGCGGACCTCCTCCAAAGAGGGAATCGCAGCAAAACCATCATTCTCCATGGCAGAGATAACCGAGGAAAAACCCGAAAAATCAGGGCAATCGAGCGCAGAGGGCTCCCCGGTAAGAAGATCCTGGAAAAACAAGGCTCTCGACTGCTGAATCAAATCCTGAGACGTCAGGCAAACCCCATTCTCCCAGATGCGGAAAATTTTATTCACCACGCGCTTTTTCCTCACCATATTATGGAAGAGTCTGGTGTTCCGCTCACCATCCTCAAGCCAATGGCAAGCCGCTTTCTGTTTccaaaaatccgcctccatggCGGTGATACGAGCCAGATCCTCATTGCGATCGGACAGGGAAGTCCAATTCGCGTCAGAAGGGTCGGTCTCACAAACATCCTCAGCTGAACGAACAGCCCTCTCAGCCTCAGTGAGTCTATCAAAGATGTTACCAAAAACATCTCGATTCCACCACCGGAGGTGATGCTTGAGACGCTTCATCTTGGCAAAAAGCCGAGGCATGCCGCTCAGACTGCAAGACAGATTCCAATTAAGCCTCACAGTCTGCAAAAAACCATGGTGCCTAACCCACATACGCTGGAAGCGAAACGAGCTCGGCCCACGGGCAAAAACAGGGGCGGTAACCAAAAGCGGACAGTGATCCGAGACAGTACGAGCGAGATGTTCAACCCGAATCGAGCTGAAATGATCTCCCCAATCAACAGAAACCAAGACCCTGTCCAACCGCTTCCAAATGGTCTTATTCGTCCAAGTGAACGAAGACCCCTCAAAACCAGCATCGATCAAGCCAGAATCAAGAATAAAAGTGTTGAACTCCTCCATGGGTAGCAACCTACCACCACGGGAGCCCAAGCACTCAGACGCATCTCTGACGACATTAAAGTCGCCCCCAACCAGCCAGGGACCCAAAACAGGCTTAACCAAAAGCAAAGAAGCCCAAAGATCCCTACGCTGAACATAATCACATCTAGCATAGACAAAAGAACAAAATATCTCTGTCGGCAAGAAAGAGGCAGAGACTCTGATGTGAAGGAACTGAGCATGATCAAAAACACACTCCGCCCTCACATCAGCAGCAAAAAATACCCAGATATGACCGGAGAGATTAGAGATGACTCCAGAAAACCCCAAACGGCGAGTCATGAATCTCGGATCCAGATCAATCATGGGCTCCAAAACAGCCAAAACCTTAATCTGTTTCTCCTTCACAAAGGCGTGAAGCCTCTGCTGGGACTCCGAACCGCGAAGTCCCCGGATATTCCAGATTAAACAATTCATGGGGAACGGGTGGAAGAAGGACCCGATCGTTTTTTATGCGATCGTCGACCATCATCCTGAGGTCTTTTTCTGGGGTTGGACATGTCAGTGTCCAGAATACTACACTCGGACCCACAGCTAACTCCAGACACAGAATGTCGATCAAAATCCTGATCAGGATCATCAGCTGACATGTGACTGGgggtcatctcaagaatagGGGGTCCCTGTCGAGCAATCAACTCGTCCAGCAGAGAAGTGGCATCAGCAGGGGATGCAGGAAAAGATGGGACCGAGTGGCTGCTATGATTTTCAATACAAACCTCCGGGGGACAAACACAGTCACCACATCCGGGCGTGGAGATCCAAGGTCATCCACGCAGTCCACAAAAGGAACACTCTCATCGTCCTCAGCCACCGTGACCGCAGGGCGGTCAGAAGAAGGGGCCTCCTGATGAGAACTCAAACCGACAGAGGGATCAGGAACACCTAATCCAAGCTCCTCAGAGCCAACCTCTGTCTCCTGCAAATGTGAAAGAACTCCAAAAGAGTTCGAAGCAAGGGGATCATCCCTCGGGAGAGCCTGACGAACAGGCCTCCGTCTCTGTCTACGCCGGGGACCATGGCCATTGACATGAAGCTGGGGCTGTGGTCCCGGGACAAAGACAGGGGCTGCACCCTCAGGTGGTGCCTGAGCAGGAGGCGCCTCCGGCTGAGGAGGCCCTCGATCAGCAGGCTTGGATCGAGCAGGTTTAGGATTTTTACCATGAGAATAGCAAACGTTGGTCGAATGACCCAACATCTTGCAATCCAAGCAATACTCAGGGATTTTCTCATAAACAACATCAATCTCCTGGGTTTGATCACCCCAGCCCACCCAAATTTGCTTAACGGGTGGTTCCAACACATTCAACTCCACACAGACTCGAGCAAAAGCGCCTCGAGATGATTCAGCAGTAAAGTCATCCATTTTCACCGGGTTGCCCAAAATCTTAGCAAGGGCAAAAAGACTTTTCTTGTTAAACAGGTGAATGGGCAAACCCGGGAGACGCACCCAAACAGGGGCGATGGGAGATTCTTCCTGTAGATTGAATTCCGAGGTCCATTTGGAGAAACGGATCCCGAGAGGTCCCACCATCATCTACCCACGCGTCCAAAAAAACGCATAATCCTCCTCACAATGGAGTGAGAGGATCAGAAAACCCCGAGGCAAAAACCTCAAATCAAAAGATCGCTTCAATCCCAAACGAGCAAAAACCGCAGAAATTTCCGAGTTTGGGACTAAGGATCTATTACCAGAAATCTTCCCAACTAAAGAAAACTTAAAAGGCTCGGTCAAAGAAGACATTACCTCATCCGAGAAGAAAATACCCGGTTTCCCATCCTTAAGAGTCGGTGGGGGCATTTCTTCCATAGCATTGACGACATCTCCAAAACCATTCTTCCCCGAACGAGGGGAATTAGGATCCAGAGCATCCCTAAATGAGATTGGAAACGTATTTTTCGCACGAGAGTCAGATTTAGAAGCCGTACCCGAGTTGTTGACCGTTGACCGTTGACCGTTGACTTTTCGGCCAAATTACCACCGTGGGACGGCGCCGGCGTGAGGAGCACAGAACCGGTACCAACCGGAGCAGAACCGGACGGAGGAGGGGTCAAATCAGAATGAACAGTAGCCGGAAATTGAGGGGAAATTGAAATTTGGGCATTTCCGATCACGATCGATTTTTCAGAAATTGAAGAGACAGGGCTCTTACCCATGTCCAGACGATCAATTGGTGAAGTTGGATTGAAATATATCGCCGGGAAGACGCCGGAATCAGAAGAAGAGTGGGACGTGTGCTGCGCGTCCAAGGCGGGAATCGTAGATCTGAAATTAACGCCGGAAGAGAACACCGTTCGGGCTAATTCCGGTGTCATTGGAATCGTCTGTGAGTGGGATTTCCAGATCGGGGTCCCGTTTGAACAAAGGTGACCGGAATCGGACGCTGTAGACTGAAACGTGAAAGGCGACGCAGTGAACAGTGGCGTCGCGACTTTGGAGCTAAAATCGGAGGGGCAAATGGTTTCCGATCGACCTGATTTTTTAGCACAAAGGTCGCCTTGAAGAGGCGAATCTAGTGGTATATTTGTTTCGTCGATCGGAACGGTGGATGAAGTCGGCGAAAAAATGGCCGGAATTTTCGAGTTTTCAGTCGGCGATTTGGGGAGGCAATCGGACATGGAATGGTCTGATTTTTGGATATGTTGGTCGCCGTGATGAGGCGGTTCAGATGGTGTGGTTGGCCGGCCGGGATCCGGCGGCGGCGGCATGGCAGTGGCTAGGGCGTGAATAGTGTCGAATTTTAGTGTGTTTTTTCGCACCTTTTACTGTGTgttttttgagagaaaattttTTGGGGTCAAATGGGGTCGGTTTAGGGTTCGGGGTACGGGGTTTGGGGtttcgggtttagggtttagggttttgggTTTTGGGgttggggtttggggtttggggtttagggtttagggtttagggttttttttttttttttttttttttttttaccggaaaacaccgccggatgcgggggggttaggcagacccctacctgtatatatccacaaaataaaaagtaacagcAGAAAGAAAACCTAAAAGAGGAGGGGGACAAAACCAAGACCTCCTCAAAAAGGCTAAAGCAGTAGAAACATAAATACCAAGTAGCCTAGGGACATAAATACATATGCAAAAATAACCCTAGACTACGACAAAAAATGCGCCAGAAACTAATCAAATACGAGCTGCGCTAAGAGTCAACACGCCGAAGAAGACCAAATGATAACTGGGAGATGAGTGCAGAATCCATGGAGAAATTCTCATCTCTAAGCCATCACCCTGAAGAATCCAATCTGTCAAAACGACTCTAATCTGAAACCGAGTAACTGTATGAATCCCAGCAGTCAAAATAAGATAAGGCCAGGAAATCACTGTACAATGACGATAGAAGAGCAAAATGAAGATCGCAATCCAGCCAGAACAAAAAAGATCCTGCATCTGAAGTATAAATCTGACGAAGGTATCATAACAATGAAGAGGATCGTCCGGAAAGAATCCCTGGAACCACCACGACATCCAGTAAAATCCTGTAAAAGAACTGAGACGGCGGGCAAGGAGAAACTGCAGTAAACGCCCGCCAGGGACCAGAAGTGGACCAAAGAGAGGCCCAAACAGAAATAGCGCTCCAGGGAATATGAGAGGGCCAAAGAAGAGCACCAAGAGGGTAAGTGCGAGAGCCCACCCAATCCCGAGGAGACCAAACATGTAGTGTGCGAGTGTCTGGGCCCACTCACACCAGACTGGCAAAACGGGGGAAAAGAGAAACCCCCTAAATAACAGTACctgcaaagaaaaaatatacatatacatatagaaATACCGAAGAAATGGGTCCAAGAGAAGGGATGGGCTGCAAGCGGCTAAGAACATCGATATCTCAGGTAGGGAAGTCCGGAGGTATCCGAACGTGCAAGTATGGAAATGTGCCTAGGGAGGGAGggacctaactctaaggtaAAGTGCCTAAGGGTATGGGCCCTCGCCGCCAATGCATCCGCCACCGAATTACCCTCCCGGAATATATGCGAAATATGAACAGACCGCCCCCTCAAAAGGACCAGAATCCTGGATATAATGTGATCAAGACCCCAGCAACATCGACGGGAACGAATGAGCTGAATAGAAGTCAGAGAATCAAGCTCGATCCAAAGAGGGAAAAAAGAATGATCAGAACAAAGGAGAAGACCCCTCCAAACCGCCCAAAGCTCAGCCCGGAGAGAAGACCCAGCTCCGATGAACTCGCTGAATGAGAGCACGACCCTCCCGGAATCATCCCGAACAACGCCACCAGCAGAGGAGTCCCCAGATGTACCACGCGCGCTCCCATCCACATTAAGCTTGAAGCACCCGGACGGCGGCCGCAGCCAACGAACAATCGCCGTCCTATGAAATCTGTGGAGAGAAACCGAAATACCCAGCAATCTCGCCACATGAAACACACCCAGCCAATGTCTGGGCTTGACAGTACGGGCAGAGTGGGCGAGACGCAGGTAAGACAAAATCTGAAACTTCACCGTCTCCCCAGAGATGGGAAGATGACGGTGCTTAGCATCGTTCCGCGCAGTCCAAAGGAACCACAGGACAATGCAGGGAAGAAACTCCCGCACATGGCCCCCCCGGGACCAGACCAAATCTCTCTTCCACGCACTGAGGAACAAACTGAAATCCTCAGTGTCGGGAATACGAACCCGAAACACTGCGCCAAAGAAGTGCCAGACAGACCGAGCAACCGGGCTGCGAATGAATATGTGTGTGAATGTCTCAGACATATCACAACACTGACATCTCGAGGCTAACGCAAAACCCCGGCGCTGGAGCACCTCATCAACTGGGAGCCATTGATGCCAGAATCTCCAGAGGAAGAACGACATGGTAGGCCTCAACCAGCTCCCCCAACACGGGCGGAATATATCAGAAGACGGAGCACGCTGACGGATCAGCTCCCAAGCAGATCTCACAGAGAAAGCACCATCGGAGCTATGGATCCATCGTGCCAGATCAGGGTCACCCGAAAGAACAGGAATCAAAACAATCTCCTCGGCAACCGAAGGAGCAACAACCGCACAGAGGCGATCAAAATCCCAGGACCCCtcagaaagaaaatgagagacccGAACATCACGGCCCCCGCGGACCACACACCGGGAGGACAAAGGAACGTCCCCAAACCAAGTGTCATCCCAAAAGAAAACATCTCCGAGACCAACTCGCCAGCGAATGCCAGGCTCCGCGCGAGGGCGGATCCTGAGGAGACGACGCCAAATGGGGGAAATAGAAGCACGGGCGGGGACACAGGCAGGAGCATCCAGCCGGCAATACTTCCGGAAAAGGAATCTCGCCCATAAAGAAGAGCCCTGCCGAAATCTAAACCATAATTTGATCGAGAAACATTCCACGAGATCTTTCAATCTGCGGAATCCAAGTCCCCCCTCAATCACGGGGAGGCAAGCCCGGGACCACCGGGCCCAGTGCCACTTCCTTTCCAAGGGTCTCGACCCCCAGAGGAAGGCGTTGAAGGCCCGCTCAAGCTTCTCCATGACAGCCAGAGGTGGCTGAACCACCTGAAACAGATAAATCGGCATGGAGAGGAGCACGCTACGTATCAGGGTCATGCGGCTACCCGGGGAGAGGGTCCGAATCTCCCAACCCTCTAACTTCCTACGAACAGACTGTAGGAGGGGCTCAAAAAGGGAGCAAGTGCGATTTCCCCGATAAAGGGGAACTCCGAGGTACTTGAGGGGCAGATGACCCTCGGCGAACCCGGTGATGCGCAAAAGCCGGGAGCGGAGGCGCCCAGAGCACCTCGGAGGCAAAATCAAAGAACTCTTGGCAGCATTCACACGCTGCCCCGAACAGTTCTCGTAGTGATGCAGAAAATCGACAAGGCGCTGCATACCACGAGTCCCACCACTGGCAAAAATAATGACATCATCAGCGTAAGCCAGATGGGAAATCAAAATATCACAATCAGAACGGTACCTGAGCGCAGGATGCTGCAGGTATAGGCGGTCAAGGCCACGAGAAAGATACTCCGCCCCCAAAA containing:
- the LOC140806884 gene encoding uncharacterized protein codes for the protein MVRKKRVANKIFRIWENGVCLTSQDLIQQSGALFFQDLLTGEPSALDCPDFSGFPSVISAVENDGIAAIPSLEEVRATVFSIHPDSVAGPDGFSSAFFQHCWEIVHQDVFGAVLDFFQGSPMPQGFTATTITLIPKVEGARAWSDFRPISLCNVTNKIISKLLYSRLRDVVERLVSPNQSGFVPGRLISDNILLAQELTHSITLPTRGGNVILKLDMAKAYDRVHWHFLFDVLRHFGFSERVVALVSACISHCHFSVNINGSLSGFFGSTRGLRQGDPLSPLLFVLGAEYLSRGLDRLYLQHPALRYRSDCDILISHLAYADDVIIFASGGTRGMQRLVDFLHHYENCSGQRVNAAKSSLILPPRCSGRLRSRLLRITGFAEGHLPLKYLGVPLYRGNRTCSLFEPLLQSVRRKLEGWEIRTLSPGSRMTLIRSVLLSMPIYLFQVVQPPLAVMEKLERAFNAFLWGSRPLERKWHWARWSRACLPVIEGGLGFRRLKDLVECFSIKLWFRFRQGSSLWARFLFRKYCRLDAPACVPARASISPIWRRLLRIRPRAEPGIRWRVGLGDVFFWDDTWFGDVPLSSRCVVRGGRDVRVSHFLSEGSWDFDRLCAVVAPSVAEEIVLIPVLSGDPDLARWIHSSDGAFSVRSAWELIRQRAPSSDIFRPCWGSWLRPTMSFFLWRFWHQWLPVDEVLQRRGFALASRCQCCDMSETFTHIFIRSPVARSVWHFFGAVFRVRIPDTEDFSLFLSAWKRDLVWSRGGHVREFLPCIVLWFLWTARNDAKHRHLPISGETVKFQILSYLRLAHSARTVKPRHWLGVFHVARLLGISVSLHRFHRTAIVRWLRPPSGCFKLNVDGSARGTSGDSSAGGVVRDDSGRVVLSFSEFIGAGSSLRAELWAVWRGLLLCSDHSFFPLWIELDSLTSIQLIRSRRCCWGLDHIISRILVLLFRGFLFSPVLPVWCEWAQTLAHYMFGLLGIGWALALTLLVLFFGPLIFPGALFLFGPLFGPLLVPGGRLLQFLLARRLSSFTGFYWMSWWFQGFFPDDPLHCYDTFVRFILQMQDLFCSGWIAIFILLFYRHCTVISWPYLILTAGIHTVTRFQIRVVLTDWILQGDGLEMRISPWILHSSPSYHLVFFGVLTLSAARI